One Novosphingobium sp. G106 DNA segment encodes these proteins:
- the arr gene encoding NAD(+)--rifampin ADP-ribosyltransferase — MTSPHDEPTNDGPTTFYHGTKADLRPGDLIAVGHKSNFDILKKLSWVYFTATLDAATWGAELAKGEGRGHIYIVEPTGEWFDDPNLTDKKFPGNPTKSYRSRAPLRIIGEVAEWQGHAPEVLQAMLDGLERLKQQGAEIID, encoded by the coding sequence ATGACGTCACCGCATGACGAACCGACGAACGATGGGCCGACCACCTTCTACCACGGCACCAAGGCCGACCTTAGACCGGGCGACCTGATCGCAGTCGGCCACAAGTCCAACTTCGACATCCTCAAAAAGCTGTCCTGGGTCTATTTCACCGCGACGCTCGACGCGGCGACCTGGGGTGCGGAGCTGGCCAAGGGCGAAGGCCGGGGCCACATCTACATCGTCGAGCCCACCGGCGAATGGTTCGACGATCCCAACCTCACCGACAAGAAGTTCCCCGGCAACCCGACCAAAAGCTACCGCAGCCGCGCGCCGCTGCGCATCATCGGCGAAGTGGCCGAATGGCAGGGCCACGCGCCCGAAGTGCTACAGGCGATGCTGGACGGGCTCGAGCGGCTGAAGCAGCAGGGCGCCGAGATCATCGACTGA
- the aqpZ gene encoding aquaporin Z, which yields MRNLAAEFFGTFWLVFGGCGSAVLAAAFPELGIGFAGVALAFGLTVLTMAYAVGGISGGHFNPAVSLGLAVANRFAWKDLIPYWIAQVVGAIVAGGVLYCIASGKPGFEPGGFASNGYGDLSPGHYSLQSAALIEIVLTAGFLIVILGSTSRVAPPGFAPLAIGLALTLIHLISIPVTNTSVNPARSLGVALFATTDALGQVWLFWVAPLLGALIGGGIWRFVLSPGESPANIGQPVD from the coding sequence ATGCGGAACCTTGCGGCCGAATTCTTCGGCACTTTCTGGCTCGTTTTCGGCGGCTGCGGATCGGCGGTGCTCGCCGCGGCCTTTCCCGAGCTCGGCATCGGCTTCGCCGGCGTCGCGCTGGCTTTCGGCCTCACCGTGCTGACCATGGCCTATGCCGTCGGCGGCATATCGGGCGGGCATTTCAACCCGGCGGTGTCGCTCGGCCTCGCCGTGGCGAACCGCTTCGCCTGGAAGGACCTGATCCCCTACTGGATCGCCCAGGTCGTCGGCGCGATCGTCGCGGGCGGGGTGCTATACTGCATCGCCTCGGGCAAGCCGGGGTTCGAGCCCGGCGGCTTCGCCTCGAACGGCTATGGCGACCTGTCGCCCGGCCACTATTCGCTGCAATCGGCGGCCTTAATCGAGATCGTCCTGACCGCGGGCTTCCTCATCGTCATCCTCGGCTCGACCTCGCGCGTCGCCCCTCCGGGCTTCGCCCCGCTGGCGATCGGCCTGGCGCTGACCCTGATCCACCTGATCTCGATCCCGGTGACCAACACCTCGGTCAACCCGGCACGCTCGCTGGGCGTCGCCCTGTTCGCGACGACCGACGCGCTGGGCCAGGTATGGCTGTTCTGGGTCGCGCCGCTGCTGGGCGCACTGATCGGCGGCGGCATCTGGCGCTTCGTGCTGAGCCCCGGCGAGAGCCCGGCCAACATCGGCCAGCCGGTGGACTAG
- a CDS encoding alkylphosphonate utilization protein, translating into MPSDDEDYQFDEDSGEWMPASELAAKRAAADTVEVRDAVGNVLADGDQVTLIKDLEVKGAGRTLKQGTVIKSIRLTGDAQEIDCRFDGIKGLVLRAEFVRKR; encoded by the coding sequence ATGCCCAGCGATGACGAAGACTACCAGTTCGACGAGGACAGCGGCGAATGGATGCCGGCGTCCGAACTGGCGGCCAAGCGCGCCGCCGCCGATACGGTCGAAGTGCGCGATGCGGTGGGCAACGTCCTCGCCGATGGCGATCAGGTGACGCTGATCAAGGACCTCGAGGTCAAGGGCGCGGGGCGGACGCTCAAGCAGGGGACGGTGATCAAGTCGATCCGGCTCACCGGCGACGCGCAGGAAATCGACTGCCGGTTCGACGGTATCAAGGGGCTCGTGCTGCGCGCGGAATTCGTCCGCAAGCGCTGA
- a CDS encoding YciI-like protein translates to MKHYLLIYHLAPDYLDRRPQFREAHLALAKEAVARGELLLGGALAPADRAMLLFAGEDSSAAERFAESDPYVANGLVERWEVRGWTTVVGEGAAVAL, encoded by the coding sequence ATGAAACACTACCTGCTGATCTATCACCTCGCCCCCGACTACCTCGACCGCCGCCCGCAGTTCCGCGAGGCGCACCTGGCGCTGGCCAAGGAAGCGGTGGCGCGCGGCGAACTGCTCCTGGGCGGCGCCCTCGCCCCCGCCGACCGCGCGATGCTGCTGTTCGCCGGCGAGGACAGCAGTGCGGCCGAACGTTTTGCGGAAAGCGATCCCTATGTGGCGAACGGGCTGGTCGAGCGCTGGGAAGTGCGGGGGTGGACGACGGTTGTGGGCGAAGGGGCGGCGGTGGCGCTGTAG
- a CDS encoding DUF3644 domain-containing protein produces the protein MGLPPATCPMRTPALTDRERRLAKKLLLDGIAYQNVQQLINTGRTPTINPGRLAGSANWDVEAASDDEVSRYKYEKSLVDLKSGLSPIDDERIFRAREAMISAVQIFNSPSILFKIEIFPVLSQIAWTYLLHEYYDLKGISITDANGNSLLLSQILNREDCPLNTDVKKNLLAVKTLRDSVEHTMLSSVGRLYWPLFQANCLNFDQTIRKLFGENAGLEQTLSLSLQFGKMQLNQLAHLQKYDLSPAIEAIDQQISQAIEETGNEGPSYKFKVNYTFEKATKGDSHIVFTENNKESEKLSNILTKKVVGDELWPYKPTAVLQKINEACDANFTSHDHQLAWKKFGVRPRNKAKKPDDCKKDFCYYHAAHRDYTYSDKWVDFLINIANNPDELKALRGFDPKQK, from the coding sequence GTGGGCCTGCCGCCTGCTACTTGCCCGATGAGAACACCCGCTCTCACTGACCGCGAGCGACGACTTGCAAAGAAGCTCTTGTTGGATGGGATAGCGTACCAAAATGTCCAACAGCTGATCAACACTGGCCGCACTCCAACGATCAATCCGGGGCGCCTGGCAGGATCAGCGAATTGGGATGTTGAGGCGGCTTCTGATGATGAAGTTTCCAGGTATAAATACGAAAAATCCCTAGTCGACCTAAAGAGTGGACTATCTCCCATAGATGATGAACGAATATTTCGCGCCCGAGAAGCCATGATTTCCGCGGTTCAGATATTCAATAGCCCATCTATTCTCTTCAAGATTGAAATATTTCCCGTCCTGAGTCAAATAGCCTGGACATATCTTCTTCATGAGTATTATGATCTTAAAGGAATTTCCATCACAGACGCCAATGGAAACTCCCTGCTATTGAGCCAAATTCTCAATAGAGAGGACTGCCCTCTAAATACTGACGTAAAGAAAAACCTTTTAGCGGTCAAAACCCTAAGAGATAGCGTTGAACACACCATGCTATCCTCTGTTGGCAGGCTGTACTGGCCTCTATTTCAGGCAAATTGCCTCAATTTTGATCAGACTATTAGGAAGCTTTTTGGAGAAAATGCAGGTCTAGAGCAAACTCTTTCGCTGTCCCTTCAGTTCGGAAAAATGCAGCTCAATCAGCTAGCCCATTTGCAAAAATACGACTTGTCACCAGCAATTGAAGCAATTGACCAACAGATCAGTCAAGCAATTGAGGAGACCGGAAATGAAGGACCAAGCTACAAGTTCAAAGTTAACTACACATTTGAAAAAGCAACAAAAGGCGATTCCCACATAGTTTTCACGGAAAACAACAAAGAATCCGAAAAATTATCCAATATTTTGACTAAAAAGGTCGTTGGAGATGAGCTATGGCCATACAAACCAACCGCCGTTTTACAGAAAATCAATGAGGCCTGTGATGCAAATTTCACATCACATGACCACCAGCTAGCTTGGAAAAAATTTGGCGTAAGACCGCGTAATAAAGCAAAAAAGCCGGATGATTGCAAAAAAGATTTCTGCTACTATCACGCTGCACATAGAGATTATACATACTCAGATAAATGGGTCGACTTTCTGATTAATATAGCCAACAATCCCGACGAACTTAAAGCATTGCGAGGTTTCGATCCAAAACAAAAATAA
- a CDS encoding DUF1801 domain-containing protein, with the protein MNEPVLLSGGNPQIAKGDGDAVVQAYIAAMPGWKRGIGQRLDAIISAAVPGVRKAVRWNTPFYGAPDSDGWFLAFHCVTKYVKVNFFRGASLDPVPPVASKQAEVRYFHVHEDGFDEALFASWVRQAAALPGTRY; encoded by the coding sequence GTGAACGAACCGGTGCTCCTCTCAGGCGGCAACCCTCAGATCGCCAAGGGTGACGGCGACGCCGTCGTCCAAGCCTATATCGCCGCGATGCCGGGCTGGAAGCGGGGCATCGGGCAGCGGCTCGATGCGATCATCTCGGCCGCGGTGCCGGGCGTGCGCAAGGCGGTGCGGTGGAACACGCCGTTCTATGGCGCGCCCGATAGCGACGGCTGGTTCCTCGCCTTCCACTGCGTCACCAAATACGTGAAAGTGAACTTCTTCCGCGGTGCCTCGCTCGATCCGGTGCCGCCGGTCGCCTCGAAGCAGGCCGAGGTGCGTTACTTCCACGTCCACGAGGACGGGTTCGATGAGGCCCTGTTCGCGAGCTGGGTCCGGCAGGCGGCCGCCTTGCCCGGCACGCGCTATTGA
- a CDS encoding helix-turn-helix transcriptional regulator has translation MTAVSGQDPLLLRRLLRARDRMDALSHEDWPVERLAAVSGVSEAHFARSFKEAFGVPPHRYLLTRRIERAKALLRDTDLAVTAVAFESGWNSLGTFGRTFRDVTGESPGAFRLREKAIEHRLGQVPACYLSAAHRPDLTLAVSEKRRQEADDRGSGTQVMEVP, from the coding sequence ATGACCGCGGTTTCCGGCCAGGACCCGCTGCTGCTGCGCCGCCTGCTGCGCGCCCGCGACCGAATGGACGCGCTCAGCCACGAGGACTGGCCGGTGGAGCGGCTGGCGGCGGTCAGCGGCGTTTCGGAGGCGCATTTCGCCCGCTCGTTCAAGGAGGCCTTCGGCGTACCGCCGCACCGCTATCTGCTGACGCGCCGGATCGAGCGGGCCAAGGCGCTGCTCCGCGACACCGACCTGGCCGTGACTGCGGTGGCTTTCGAGAGCGGGTGGAACAGCCTCGGCACCTTCGGCCGCACCTTCCGCGACGTGACCGGCGAGAGCCCGGGCGCGTTCCGGCTGCGCGAGAAGGCGATCGAGCATCGGTTGGGACAGGTGCCTGCCTGCTATCTCTCCGCCGCGCACCGGCCCGACCTCACCTTAGCAGTTTCGGAGAAGCGCCGGCAGGAGGCGGACGATAGAGGCAGCGGGACACAAGTGATGGAGGTCCCATGA
- a CDS encoding VOC family protein produces the protein MSEAIQVVGLYVRDQDEAHDFYVGKLGFRVHTDQRNGDYRWLTVQHPEQPQFQLGLFRPQAPMHDPATAQALSELVAKGAMPPLVMAVDDCRATYERWRAAGVEFTQEPIARYGNVDANFRDPSGNGWKIIEEGA, from the coding sequence ATGAGTGAAGCAATCCAGGTGGTCGGGCTCTATGTGCGCGACCAGGACGAGGCGCACGATTTCTACGTCGGCAAGCTGGGCTTTCGCGTCCACACCGATCAGCGCAACGGCGATTACCGCTGGCTGACGGTGCAGCACCCGGAGCAGCCGCAGTTCCAGCTCGGCTTGTTCCGCCCGCAGGCGCCGATGCACGATCCGGCCACGGCGCAGGCGCTCAGCGAACTCGTCGCCAAGGGGGCGATGCCGCCGCTGGTCATGGCGGTCGACGATTGCCGCGCGACCTATGAGAGGTGGCGCGCCGCGGGCGTGGAGTTCACCCAGGAACCGATCGCGCGCTATGGCAATGTCGACGCCAACTTCCGCGATCCCTCGGGGAACGGCTGGAAGATCATCGAGGAGGGCGCATGA
- a CDS encoding DUF1801 domain-containing protein, with the protein MSEAAEQIDAKLAGLGDWRGEALTRMRGLIREAVPEVVETVKWVKPSNPSGVPCWEHAGLICTGEVYKSYVKLTFAQGAALEDPQGLFNAGFGGGTRRAIDIREGEAVDVAAFKELVREAAALNAAKKER; encoded by the coding sequence ATGAGCGAAGCAGCCGAACAGATTGACGCCAAGCTCGCCGGTTTGGGCGACTGGCGCGGGGAGGCGCTGACGCGGATGCGCGGTTTGATCCGCGAGGCCGTGCCCGAGGTGGTCGAGACGGTCAAATGGGTGAAGCCCTCGAACCCCTCGGGCGTGCCCTGCTGGGAGCACGCCGGGCTGATCTGCACGGGCGAGGTCTACAAGAGCTACGTCAAGCTGACCTTCGCCCAGGGTGCGGCGCTAGAGGATCCGCAGGGCCTGTTTAACGCGGGCTTCGGCGGCGGCACGCGGCGGGCGATCGACATCCGCGAGGGCGAGGCGGTCGATGTGGCGGCGTTCAAGGAACTGGTGCGCGAGGCGGCGGCGCTCAACGCGGCGAAGAAGGAGCGCTAG
- a CDS encoding 2'-5' RNA ligase family protein — protein sequence MTVLALVDLAEWPEDFIPAFHRTMEGFEAGVFDVQFDRIVERKAVTLRGSKRQKGALALQWLLRAHFEARDFRFFGAAPDPHVTINYKGDGLGNEAIAPIGWTVEDIILVESVYGQATHIEHGRWPLRRRLL from the coding sequence ATGACCGTGCTGGCTCTCGTCGACCTCGCCGAATGGCCCGAAGACTTCATTCCGGCGTTCCACCGCACGATGGAAGGCTTCGAAGCCGGGGTCTTCGACGTCCAGTTCGATCGCATCGTCGAACGCAAGGCGGTGACCCTGCGCGGCAGCAAGCGGCAGAAGGGTGCGCTGGCGTTGCAATGGCTACTGCGCGCGCATTTCGAGGCGCGCGATTTCCGCTTCTTCGGCGCCGCGCCGGACCCGCATGTCACGATCAACTACAAGGGCGACGGGCTGGGCAACGAGGCGATTGCGCCGATCGGCTGGACGGTCGAGGACATCATTCTGGTCGAAAGCGTTTACGGCCAGGCGACGCATATCGAACATGGACGTTGGCCGCTGCGGCGCAGGCTGCTCTAA
- a CDS encoding DUF72 domain-containing protein: protein MSGKAGNIHVGVGGWTFEPWRGVFYPEKWPKAKELDYAGQHLTGIEVNGTFYSSQKPASFMKWRDAVPEGFVFTLKANRFCVNRRVLAEAGESIGRFVGQGITELGPKLGPILWQLAATKKFDAGDMAAFLALMPKEQDGIRLRHAIEPRHESFDDPAFFEMCRKAGVAVVYAEAEKYPRFDEQTADFTYARIQNAQEDLGAGYTDAELDRLADQARTWAKGGRDVFVFFIAGDKVRNPAAAMALIARLKD, encoded by the coding sequence ATGAGCGGCAAGGCAGGCAACATCCACGTCGGCGTCGGCGGCTGGACCTTCGAGCCGTGGCGGGGGGTGTTCTATCCCGAGAAGTGGCCCAAGGCGAAGGAGCTCGACTATGCCGGTCAGCACCTGACCGGGATCGAGGTCAACGGCACCTTCTATTCGAGCCAGAAGCCCGCAAGCTTTATGAAGTGGCGCGATGCCGTGCCCGAGGGCTTCGTGTTCACGCTCAAGGCCAACCGCTTCTGCGTCAACCGCCGCGTCTTGGCCGAGGCCGGGGAGTCCATCGGGCGCTTCGTCGGGCAGGGCATTACGGAACTCGGGCCCAAGCTCGGCCCGATTCTCTGGCAGCTCGCCGCGACCAAGAAGTTCGATGCCGGGGACATGGCCGCCTTCCTTGCGCTGATGCCCAAGGAGCAGGACGGCATCCGCCTGCGCCACGCGATCGAGCCGCGCCACGAAAGCTTCGACGATCCGGCCTTCTTCGAGATGTGCCGCAAGGCAGGCGTCGCCGTGGTCTATGCCGAGGCCGAGAAGTATCCGCGCTTCGACGAGCAGACTGCGGACTTCACTTATGCGCGCATCCAGAACGCACAGGAGGACCTCGGGGCCGGCTATACCGATGCCGAGCTCGACCGACTGGCCGACCAGGCGCGCACCTGGGCCAAAGGCGGGCGCGACGTGTTTGTGTTCTTCATCGCCGGCGACAAGGTGCGTAATCCGGCTGCGGCGATGGCGCTGATCGCACGGCTGAAGGACTAG
- a CDS encoding toll/interleukin-1 receptor domain-containing protein, translated as MQKDKIFINYRRDDAGGFAGRLADSLTAYFGPGRVFRDVTGIDYGDDFERVIDEKLAESGALVVVIGDRWSSATNAEGARRLDDPGDYVIREIAAALRSAIPVIPVLIGNAAMPRPGELPDTLGDLSRRNAITVTDERWEFDVNRLAKVLAIDVPGSVAQRRLDRLKAAALAMLLLSGAFVTLAFCAALRAGNALGESLIAAGFTPLASAVPFIAIILAGALTLNALPLMEEARRKFGWSAVGLSATGTLVSFVVYTLTNHAEPSWSLIVNFAASTVITLALLVLVALAGFRAK; from the coding sequence ATGCAGAAAGACAAGATCTTCATCAACTACCGCCGCGACGACGCCGGCGGTTTCGCGGGTCGGCTGGCCGACAGCCTGACCGCTTATTTCGGCCCGGGCCGCGTCTTCCGCGACGTCACCGGCATCGATTACGGCGACGATTTCGAGCGGGTGATCGACGAGAAGCTGGCGGAATCGGGCGCGCTGGTCGTGGTCATCGGCGATCGCTGGAGCAGCGCCACCAATGCCGAGGGCGCCCGCCGGCTCGACGATCCCGGCGACTACGTGATCCGCGAGATCGCCGCGGCGCTGCGCAGCGCGATCCCGGTGATACCGGTGCTGATCGGCAATGCCGCCATGCCGCGCCCCGGCGAACTGCCCGACACGCTCGGCGACCTGTCGCGGCGCAATGCTATAACCGTCACCGACGAGCGCTGGGAATTCGACGTCAACCGCCTCGCCAAGGTGCTGGCGATCGACGTGCCCGGCTCGGTCGCGCAGCGGCGGCTTGATCGGCTGAAAGCGGCCGCGCTCGCAATGCTGCTACTGTCGGGCGCCTTCGTCACGCTCGCGTTCTGCGCTGCGCTGCGGGCGGGCAACGCGCTGGGCGAAAGCCTGATCGCGGCAGGCTTCACCCCGCTCGCCTCGGCCGTGCCCTTCATCGCGATCATTCTCGCAGGGGCGCTGACGCTCAACGCGCTGCCGCTGATGGAGGAGGCCAGGCGCAAGTTCGGCTGGTCGGCGGTGGGTCTGTCGGCGACGGGCACGCTCGTCTCCTTCGTCGTCTACACGTTGACCAACCACGCCGAGCCAAGCTGGAGCCTGATCGTCAACTTCGCCGCGTCGACGGTGATCACCCTCGCGCTCCTCGTACTCGTCGCACTGGCCGGCTTCCGGGCCAAGTAG
- a CDS encoding Rieske 2Fe-2S domain-containing protein has product MDYVRVAGTGDVAEGRIVPIEAGGRKLLLARVGGAFYAAQHKCPHLGFNLCRGSLDGAAVVCPLHKAKFDLATGVIERDPKLLFLSMKAKSDLAVYPVRVEGEDVFVGV; this is encoded by the coding sequence ATGGACTATGTGCGGGTAGCCGGAACGGGCGATGTCGCCGAAGGTCGGATCGTGCCGATCGAGGCAGGCGGGCGAAAGCTGCTGCTGGCGCGCGTCGGAGGCGCCTTTTACGCGGCGCAGCACAAGTGCCCGCACCTCGGCTTCAACCTCTGCCGCGGATCGCTCGACGGGGCGGCAGTGGTCTGCCCGCTGCACAAGGCCAAGTTCGACCTCGCTACCGGCGTGATCGAGCGCGATCCCAAGCTGCTGTTTCTGAGCATGAAGGCAAAGAGCGACCTCGCCGTCTATCCCGTGCGGGTCGAGGGCGAGGACGTCTTCGTCGGCGTCTAA
- a CDS encoding lmo0937 family membrane protein, whose product MLAGIAVVLIVLWLLGAFAFKVTGALIHLLLVFAVIALIAHFARRARA is encoded by the coding sequence ATGCTGGCTGGCATCGCCGTCGTCCTTATCGTCCTCTGGCTGCTGGGGGCCTTCGCCTTCAAGGTGACCGGCGCGCTGATCCACCTGCTGCTGGTTTTCGCGGTGATCGCGCTCATCGCGCATTTTGCCCGCCGCGCCAGAGCCTAG
- a CDS encoding DUF3617 domain-containing protein produces the protein MTSFRAAALATAAVLAAVSLAACKKEAVVAKDESVESVAKKVEAANLKPAPGRWEASMKFEKMDIPNMPPQAKEAMNKQMNVSQTFASCLTPEEANKPNGSFFQKGAENCKYEHFVMADGKIDAAMVCKERNTEVKMTMAGNYSTDQYDMHVTSQGEMQPGMPMSVSMSISARRTGACNGTENK, from the coding sequence ATGACCTCGTTCCGCGCCGCCGCGCTTGCTACCGCCGCCGTCCTTGCCGCCGTTTCGCTCGCCGCCTGCAAGAAGGAGGCAGTCGTCGCCAAGGACGAGAGCGTGGAATCGGTCGCCAAGAAGGTGGAAGCCGCTAATCTCAAGCCGGCGCCTGGCCGCTGGGAAGCCAGCATGAAGTTCGAGAAAATGGACATCCCCAACATGCCGCCGCAGGCGAAGGAGGCGATGAACAAGCAGATGAACGTTTCGCAGACCTTCGCCAGCTGCCTCACACCCGAAGAAGCCAACAAGCCCAACGGCAGCTTCTTCCAGAAGGGGGCGGAAAACTGCAAGTATGAGCACTTCGTCATGGCCGACGGCAAGATCGACGCGGCGATGGTCTGCAAGGAGCGCAATACCGAGGTCAAGATGACCATGGCCGGCAACTACAGCACCGATCAGTACGACATGCACGTCACGTCGCAGGGTGAAATGCAGCCGGGAATGCCCATGTCGGTGTCGATGTCTATTTCGGCGCGCCGCACGGGCGCCTGCAACGGGACCGAGAACAAGTGA
- a CDS encoding triacylglycerol lipase — MIGNLLGARKELARRTALARQPRPDGVSGPPLKLLLGELGALAARHRPAKLDRHVARDPQPVMLLPGFGAHPGRMRRMQLALEAAGHTADDWGLGFNLGPTQDNFVFLMRRVGAMARLHGEPVALVGWSLGGLFAREIAHRQPDSVRCVITMGTPFSGDRRANNAWRAYQLITGHPVDEPPIECESTKPPVPTIALWSPRDGVVAPRSACGWPGERDRAIAVRCNHLRFPSDPRVIAEVLRQLDFDD, encoded by the coding sequence ATGATCGGAAATCTCCTCGGAGCACGCAAGGAACTGGCCCGGCGCACCGCGCTGGCGCGCCAGCCGCGTCCCGACGGGGTGAGTGGACCGCCGCTCAAGCTGCTGCTCGGTGAACTCGGCGCGCTGGCCGCCCGGCATCGCCCGGCCAAGCTCGACCGCCACGTCGCGCGCGACCCGCAACCGGTGATGCTGCTGCCCGGCTTCGGCGCCCACCCGGGCCGGATGCGGCGGATGCAGCTCGCGCTCGAGGCGGCGGGCCACACCGCCGACGACTGGGGGCTCGGCTTCAACCTCGGCCCGACGCAGGACAACTTCGTTTTCCTGATGCGCCGTGTGGGCGCCATGGCGCGGCTGCATGGCGAGCCCGTGGCGCTCGTCGGCTGGAGCCTCGGCGGCCTGTTTGCGCGCGAGATCGCACATCGCCAACCGGATTCGGTGCGCTGCGTCATTACCATGGGCACGCCGTTTTCGGGCGACCGCCGCGCCAACAACGCCTGGCGCGCCTATCAGCTCATTACCGGTCATCCGGTCGACGAGCCGCCGATCGAGTGCGAAAGCACCAAGCCCCCGGTGCCGACGATAGCCTTGTGGAGCCCGCGCGACGGCGTCGTCGCGCCGCGCTCGGCCTGCGGCTGGCCCGGCGAGCGCGACCGCGCTATCGCGGTGCGCTGCAACCACCTGCGTTTCCCCAGCGATCCCCGGGTAATCGCCGAAGTGCTGCGCCAGCTCGATTTCGACGATTGA
- a CDS encoding LLM class flavin-dependent oxidoreductase, with protein MLEIWRAGGSNTGATPELARGVEAEGWDGQMFMDSQSLSADPYAQMGAWAAWTDRLKLSPGVTNPFTRNLAVSAASIATIQAISQGRAVMGIGRGDSALAYLGYAPVKLAWFEKSLETLQALLSGEEVPFADSGSTTGAAPSHEGLSLGARPEGVRLRWLSQGSAKGLPKVPLDVAATGPKVIAMAARIAERITFSVGAEIERMEWALGVAREAEPTPRSYGAQLVVVCHPDPETAMEVAMHMAPPLARFQVIQGKTVGPADAAMAENMDAIKTGYDMRKHGVHDSQERLIGSSLTPDFVKRFAIVGSPDHCTERLLALRKVGLERLVVVGPGFYPPEWGEAGKLFAREVIPALRAAG; from the coding sequence ATGCTTGAAATCTGGCGCGCAGGCGGATCGAACACGGGCGCGACGCCTGAACTGGCGCGCGGCGTTGAGGCCGAGGGCTGGGACGGCCAGATGTTCATGGACTCGCAGTCGCTCTCGGCCGATCCCTATGCGCAGATGGGCGCCTGGGCGGCCTGGACCGATCGGCTCAAGCTCTCGCCCGGGGTGACAAATCCCTTCACCCGCAACCTCGCCGTCTCGGCCGCGTCAATCGCGACGATCCAGGCGATTTCGCAGGGTCGCGCGGTCATGGGCATCGGCCGCGGCGATTCGGCGCTGGCCTACCTCGGCTATGCACCGGTGAAGCTCGCCTGGTTCGAGAAGTCGCTGGAAACGCTGCAGGCGCTGCTGAGCGGCGAGGAAGTGCCCTTCGCCGATAGCGGCTCGACCACTGGCGCGGCGCCGTCGCACGAAGGGCTCTCGCTCGGTGCCCGGCCCGAGGGCGTTAGGCTGCGCTGGCTCTCGCAGGGGTCGGCCAAAGGCCTGCCCAAGGTCCCGCTCGACGTCGCCGCGACCGGCCCCAAGGTGATCGCCATGGCCGCGCGGATCGCCGAGCGCATCACCTTCAGCGTCGGCGCCGAGATCGAGCGGATGGAATGGGCGCTGGGCGTAGCGCGCGAAGCCGAGCCGACGCCGCGGTCCTATGGCGCGCAGCTCGTCGTCGTCTGCCATCCCGACCCGGAAACGGCGATGGAAGTCGCGATGCACATGGCACCGCCGCTCGCGCGCTTTCAAGTAATCCAGGGCAAGACCGTCGGTCCGGCAGACGCTGCCATGGCCGAGAACATGGACGCGATCAAAACCGGCTACGACATGCGCAAGCACGGCGTGCACGATTCGCAGGAACGGCTGATCGGCAGCAGCCTGACGCCGGACTTCGTCAAACGCTTCGCCATCGTCGGTTCGCCCGATCATTGCACCGAGAGGCTGCTCGCACTGCGCAAAGTCGGGCTCGAGCGGCTTGTCGTGGTGGGGCCGGGCTTCTATCCGCCCGAATGGGGTGAAGCCGGCAAGCTGTTCGCGAGAGAGGTCATCCCGGCGCTGCGCGCGGCGGGCTAA